A single window of Gaiellales bacterium DNA harbors:
- a CDS encoding DUF1697 domain-containing protein, with protein sequence MRQIVLLRGINLGPRNRIAMPQLRKLLETAGFDDVRTYVQSGNIVLSTRRRPESTAVACEKLIGDELGLDIPVVVRTRDELAEIVRRNPLGDVADDPKRYQVSFLDGEPDPKAIEKLAAAAAGGERIEAIGREIYAWHPDGIARSKMWAALAGKGIGVKATARNWTTVTTLLHMAEDD encoded by the coding sequence GTGCGCCAGATCGTGCTCCTGCGCGGCATCAACCTCGGGCCGCGGAACCGCATCGCCATGCCGCAGCTGCGCAAGCTGCTCGAGACGGCCGGGTTCGACGACGTGCGCACCTACGTCCAGAGCGGCAACATCGTGCTCTCCACCAGACGCAGGCCCGAGAGCACCGCGGTGGCCTGCGAGAAGCTGATCGGGGACGAGCTCGGACTCGACATCCCCGTCGTCGTCCGCACCCGGGACGAGCTGGCGGAGATCGTGCGCCGGAACCCGCTCGGCGACGTTGCCGACGACCCGAAGCGCTACCAGGTCAGCTTCCTCGACGGCGAGCCCGATCCGAAGGCGATCGAGAAGCTCGCGGCCGCCGCGGCCGGCGGCGAGCGGATCGAGGCGATCGGCCGCGAGATCTACGCCTGGCACCCCGACGGGATCGCCCGCTCGAAGATGTGGGCGGCCCTGGCCGGCAAGGGCATCGGCGTGAAGGCGACCGCCCGCAACTGGACGACCGTGACGACGCTCCTCCACATGGCGGAAGATGATTGA